The Fusobacterium perfoetens ATCC 29250 genome includes a window with the following:
- the treB gene encoding PTS trehalose transporter subunit IIBC, giving the protein MAEINEKFREDALKVIEGVGGKENVSSVTHCMTRLRFVLKDPKKANVKELENIKSVKGTFTNGGQFQIIIGNNVASFYKTMTGLFDIKEVSKEENKEYAKKNMNPLERFLSTMAEIFVPLLPALICGGLILGFRNIIGDIQFNGKTIAQTSDFWATAYNFLWLIGEAIFHYLPVGITWSVVRKMGGSQILGIVLGITLVSPQLMNAYNIGKMTPEVWDFGIVSISKVGYQAQVIPAILAGLTLGTIETKLNKIVHESVRVVIVPIISLIVTVFLAHAIIGPFGRLAGDYVGHIFQVLLTGKFAVFGSIIFGLVYAPLVITGIHHTTNAVEFTLVQQIGGTMIFPLLALSNISQATASLTMALVSKTVKKDVAIPASISAYLGVTEPALYGVNVKYKYPMICAMIGSGCGAGICGFFGVMANSIGVGGLPGILTVKPQYWLVYLIAMIVTMSVTFILTALYTKKVEK; this is encoded by the coding sequence ATGGCTGAAATTAATGAAAAATTTAGAGAGGACGCTTTAAAGGTAATAGAGGGTGTTGGGGGAAAAGAGAATGTATCTTCTGTAACTCATTGTATGACTAGACTTCGTTTTGTATTAAAAGACCCAAAAAAAGCAAATGTAAAAGAGTTAGAAAATATAAAAAGTGTTAAAGGAACTTTTACTAACGGGGGACAATTTCAAATAATAATAGGAAATAATGTAGCAAGTTTTTATAAAACTATGACAGGATTATTTGATATAAAAGAAGTATCAAAGGAAGAAAATAAAGAGTATGCTAAAAAGAATATGAATCCTTTAGAAAGATTTTTATCTACAATGGCAGAAATATTTGTACCTCTATTACCAGCCCTTATATGTGGAGGATTAATATTAGGATTTAGAAATATAATAGGAGATATTCAATTTAATGGAAAGACAATAGCCCAAACAAGTGATTTTTGGGCAACAGCATATAATTTCTTGTGGTTAATTGGAGAGGCTATATTTCACTATTTACCAGTTGGAATTACTTGGTCAGTTGTAAGAAAAATGGGTGGAAGTCAAATTTTGGGGATAGTTTTAGGTATAACTCTTGTATCTCCTCAACTTATGAATGCTTATAACATAGGAAAAATGACTCCTGAAGTTTGGGATTTTGGTATAGTGTCAATTTCTAAAGTAGGATATCAAGCTCAAGTTATTCCCGCAATATTAGCAGGTTTAACTTTAGGAACAATAGAAACAAAGTTAAATAAAATAGTTCATGAATCAGTTAGAGTGGTAATTGTACCTATTATTTCTTTAATTGTTACAGTATTTTTAGCTCATGCTATTATTGGACCTTTTGGAAGATTAGCTGGAGATTATGTAGGACATATTTTCCAAGTTTTATTAACAGGAAAATTTGCTGTATTTGGTTCTATAATCTTTGGTTTGGTTTATGCTCCTTTAGTTATTACAGGTATTCATCATACAACAAATGCTGTAGAATTTACTTTGGTACAACAAATAGGTGGAACTATGATATTCCCATTATTAGCTTTGAGTAACATATCTCAAGCTACAGCTTCTTTAACTATGGCTTTAGTATCAAAAACTGTAAAAAAAGATGTGGCTATCCCTGCTTCTATATCAGCTTACTTAGGTGTAACAGAACCAGCTTTATATGGAGTAAATGTAAAATATAAATATCCTATGATTTGTGCTATGATTGGTTCTGGTTGTGGAGCTGGAATCTGTGGATTCTTTGGAGTTATGGCTAATAGTATAGGTGTTGGTGGACTTCCTGGAATTTTAACTGTTAAACCTCAATATTGGTTAGTTTATTTAATAGCTATGATTGTAACAATGTCTGTTACTTTTATATTAACAGCTTTATATACAAAGAAAGTAGAAAAATAA
- the treC gene encoding alpha,alpha-phosphotrehalase, giving the protein MKFENKVIYQIYPKSFYDTNNDGIGDLKGITEKLDYLKYLGIDCIWITPFFISPQKDNGYDVADYYNIDPVYGTMEDFENLSKEAQKRGIGIMLDMVFNHTSTEHQWFKKAISGDKKYENFYIFKNGDGENPPTNWVSKFGGNAWEYSKELGMYYLHLFDKTQADLNWENPEVREEIYKIVKFWMEKGVNGFRFDVVNLISKPAVYENDYIGDGRRFYTDGPKIHEFLKELNKNTFGKDEDIITVGEMSSTSMENCFKYSGKDENELSMVFNFHHLKVDYKNKDKWALQPFDFQELKDIFNSWQVGMQENNGWSALFWCNHDQPRIVSRLGDDKNYWKKSAKMLGTVIHMLRGTPYIYQGEEIGMTNPYFDKITQYRDVESLNYFEILKNKGLLSEEAMKIVMERSRDNSRTPMQWNSNKNAGFTQGTPWIDVIYNYKDINVEEQIKDEDSILNYYRKLIELRKKYEVISLGKTIPLAEKHKNIYMYKRVTEKEELLVISNFYGVETSIELDFDIEEYENILNNNNENTKLEKIMVLKPYDVMVFHKTK; this is encoded by the coding sequence ATGAAATTTGAAAACAAAGTTATTTATCAAATTTACCCAAAATCTTTTTACGATACAAACAATGATGGGATAGGAGATTTAAAAGGGATTACAGAAAAACTAGATTATCTTAAATATTTAGGTATTGATTGTATATGGATAACTCCATTTTTTATATCTCCTCAAAAAGATAATGGTTATGATGTAGCAGACTATTATAATATTGACCCTGTCTATGGAACTATGGAAGATTTTGAAAATCTTTCAAAAGAGGCTCAAAAAAGAGGGATTGGGATAATGTTAGATATGGTATTTAACCATACTTCAACAGAACATCAATGGTTTAAAAAAGCTATCTCTGGAGATAAGAAATATGAAAACTTTTATATTTTTAAAAATGGAGATGGAGAAAACCCTCCTACAAACTGGGTATCAAAATTTGGTGGAAATGCTTGGGAATATTCAAAAGAGTTAGGTATGTACTATTTACATCTTTTTGATAAAACACAAGCAGACTTAAATTGGGAAAATCCAGAAGTTAGAGAAGAAATTTATAAAATAGTTAAATTTTGGATGGAAAAAGGTGTAAATGGTTTTAGGTTTGATGTGGTAAACTTAATATCAAAACCAGCTGTATATGAAAATGACTATATTGGAGATGGAAGAAGATTTTATACAGATGGACCAAAAATTCACGAATTTTTAAAAGAGCTAAATAAAAATACCTTTGGAAAAGATGAAGATATAATAACAGTTGGAGAAATGTCTTCTACTTCTATGGAAAACTGTTTTAAATATAGTGGAAAAGATGAAAATGAACTTTCTATGGTATTTAATTTTCATCATTTAAAAGTAGATTATAAAAATAAAGATAAATGGGCTTTACAACCTTTTGATTTTCAAGAATTAAAAGATATATTTAACTCTTGGCAGGTAGGAATGCAAGAAAATAATGGTTGGAGTGCTTTATTCTGGTGTAATCACGACCAACCAAGGATAGTATCTCGTTTAGGTGATGATAAAAATTATTGGAAAAAATCAGCTAAGATGTTGGGAACAGTAATACATATGCTTAGAGGAACACCATATATTTATCAAGGGGAAGAAATAGGAATGACTAACCCTTATTTCGATAAAATAACTCAATATAGAGATGTAGAATCACTTAACTACTTTGAGATATTAAAAAATAAAGGGCTTTTAAGTGAGGAAGCAATGAAAATAGTTATGGAACGTTCAAGAGATAACAGTAGAACTCCAATGCAATGGAACAGTAATAAAAATGCTGGATTTACTCAAGGAACACCTTGGATAGATGTAATATATAACTATAAAGATATAAATGTAGAAGAACAAATAAAAGATGAGGACAGTATATTAAACTATTACCGTAAATTAATAGAACTAAGAAAAAAATACGAGGTTATAAGTCTGGGAAAAACTATACCTCTTGCCGAAAAACATAAAAATATTTATATGTATAAGAGAGTTACTGAAAAAGAAGAATTACTAGTTATAAGTAATTTTTATGGGGTTGAAACTTCTATAGAATTAGATTTTGATATAGAGGAATATGAAAATATTTTAAATAACAATAATGAAAACACAAAATTGGAAAAAATCATGGTATTAAAACCTTATGATGTAATGGTATTTCATAAGACAAAATAA